From Haloarcula hispanica ATCC 33960, the proteins below share one genomic window:
- a CDS encoding phosphatase PAP2 family protein, with product MIRAVGVTEVLSALPGAVVVLFALITQLGDFWFTFLACGLLYWLGPWTPKLGRGLTRDRTAMLVALLAVAVALVVSLKGVFALPRPPGAGTATHAELLPAALRGVYESMATGEGFGFPSGHATLSLLVWGGIAWALRVGTRRQRAAVAATIIALIGLSRLVLGVHYLADILAGFAIAGAALALALGALKTPERVFGFAAVIAVAGLFVTGVSRNSAGALGVAVAGAVVWALLGDSIPEPTRHGVGITALLGVVSVGTLLGVTFGLDPTPVAVTLLAGVGTGVLLTLPLAGEQLAEKY from the coding sequence GTGATACGGGCTGTCGGCGTCACCGAGGTGCTGTCGGCGCTGCCCGGTGCAGTCGTCGTGTTGTTCGCCCTCATCACCCAATTAGGGGACTTCTGGTTCACATTCCTGGCCTGTGGCCTGCTGTACTGGCTCGGCCCGTGGACGCCGAAACTCGGTCGCGGCCTCACTCGGGACCGGACGGCGATGCTCGTGGCGCTGCTCGCCGTCGCCGTCGCGCTCGTCGTGTCACTGAAGGGCGTGTTCGCGCTGCCGCGGCCGCCCGGAGCGGGTACGGCCACCCACGCCGAACTGCTCCCGGCGGCGCTGCGGGGCGTCTACGAGTCGATGGCGACCGGAGAGGGGTTCGGCTTCCCCAGCGGCCACGCCACCCTCTCCCTGCTCGTCTGGGGCGGCATCGCGTGGGCGCTCCGGGTCGGCACGCGTCGGCAGCGCGCCGCCGTCGCCGCGACGATCATCGCCCTCATCGGGCTCTCCCGGCTTGTACTCGGCGTCCACTACCTCGCCGACATCCTCGCGGGCTTTGCCATCGCCGGTGCGGCCCTCGCGCTCGCCCTCGGTGCGCTCAAAACGCCCGAGCGGGTGTTCGGCTTCGCGGCCGTCATCGCCGTAGCAGGGCTGTTCGTCACCGGCGTTTCCCGCAATTCGGCCGGCGCGCTGGGTGTCGCTGTCGCGGGTGCCGTGGTCTGGGCGCTCCTAGGAGATTCAATCCCGGAACCGACCCGGCACGGTGTCGGTATCACGGCGTTGCTGGGCGTTGTCTCGGTTGGAACGTTGCTCGGGGTGACGTTCGGGTTAGACCCGACGCCGGTCGCCGTCACGCTGCTTGCAGGGGTCGGGACCGGGGTCCTGCTAACGCTACCGCTGGCCGGTGAGCAACTCGCAGAAAAATACTGA